The Lachnospiraceae bacterium oral taxon 500 genome window below encodes:
- a CDS encoding FUSC family protein, giving the protein MERKRKTTETGSRPKQPQPAAKERLPFWGMRTIKTLIAVYLCFAIGILRGVLPFYSAIAAILCMKKDVDEGKRAGIHRSIGTLIGGSIGLLCLLLFRRLDMTEFGWLHFLLITLGLVPVIYSIVALKAKEAVYIGCVVFLSVTVSHGGDEKPYLFAANRILDTFIGIVTAQAVNRILPRGREE; this is encoded by the coding sequence TTGGAAAGAAAAAGAAAGACAACAGAAACGGGAAGCAGACCGAAGCAACCGCAGCCGGCCGCCAAAGAGCGGCTTCCGTTTTGGGGCATGCGGACGATTAAGACTTTAATTGCTGTTTATCTTTGCTTTGCGATTGGCATTTTGCGCGGCGTGCTGCCGTTTTATTCGGCGATTGCCGCAATTTTATGCATGAAAAAGGATGTTGATGAAGGGAAAAGAGCCGGAATTCACCGCAGTATCGGCACGCTGATTGGCGGCAGTATTGGTCTGTTGTGCCTTTTGCTGTTCCGGCGGCTGGACATGACGGAGTTTGGCTGGCTGCATTTTTTGCTGATTACGCTGGGTCTGGTGCCGGTGATTTACAGCATTGTTGCGTTAAAGGCCAAAGAAGCGGTTTATATCGGCTGTGTCGTATTTTTAAGCGTCACGGTTTCCCACGGCGGCGATGAAAAGCCGTATTTATTCGCGGCTAACCGGATACTGGATACTTTTATCGGCATTGTCACCGCACAGGCCGTCAACCGTATTTTGCCCAGAGGCCGGGAGGAATAA